The following DNA comes from Lutra lutra chromosome 14, mLutLut1.2, whole genome shotgun sequence.
tgctgagcagagagcccgatgtggggctcgatcccaggaccctgagactatgacctgagccgaaggcaatggcttaacccactgagccacccaggcgccccatcttcctTATTTCTAAGGCAGTTCTTCTACCTGTGCCTTTTgcacattttcctatttcctgtCCTAGGGTTTTGCTGTCTTACTGGTCTTCTTTGTCTCCCAAGAAACAGGTACGTTGTTTCCTCaaagtcttttcttttggatGCAAATGTGCAGAgcaattcttttaagaaaatcacCCGTTCACATTCACTTGTTCCTACTCCCTTCTGGTTTGtgttctgtttctcctctttcaGAATCCGATTTTTCCAACAAATGGTATAGAACAGTGGTTTATAATTGGGGCAGTTTTGtctccatccccccatccctTCTGGGGacgtttggcaatgtctggaaactTGTTTGGTTGCTGCAACTGGGGGagttgctactggcatctagaaGTGGCAGAGACCAAGAACCCTACTAAACACGCTGCAATGCACAAGACGGCCctgcacaacaaagaattatctgactCGGCAGACCATCTTGgtttgcctttgatttttttggttatCACACGGAAAATCCTATGTCCCAGGAAACCCCTCAGTCTTGGGCATACTGAGATGACTGGTCACCTTATATCTGGCCCCCAATTTCAAAAGTGCCAAAGTTAAGAAGCCTTGCTCTGGAAGGAGGATCCATTAACCTTACCTTTTTCCTCACTAAACTCCCTTCCCTTCAGCCTGACATTTagtttctgtgttcttttctatgaAAACAGTTCTCTTGAAAGACACCAGTGTTCACCTTTCAGTCAAGAAAGAcaatgactggggcacctgggtggctcagtgggttaaagcctctgccttcggctcaggtcatgatcccagagtcctgggatcgagtccctatagggctccctgctcagtagggagcctgcttctccctctgtctgtcactctccctgcttgtgctctcaatctctctgtctgtcaaataaaatcttaaaaaaaaaaaaatacaatggccctttttcctcctcccttaaCCTTTCTGATCCCTTTCAGGCATTTTGACACTGTTGCTTTACTGTCATTTCAGAGCCTCTTTTTCTCACACTTTTGGTTCTCTCCCTCCTACACCCATTATTGGGCCTTCTTGCTTTTGTGGGTCCCTATTTCTACTATTTCTTAGCTGTAGGTAGCCTCACAGTTTGGTGTTTCTTGGCTGTCTTCCTATTTCTCCTACTGAAGAACTTATGCCCTCCTCAGCTTCAGATCTTCTCTGTTTTAGTTGATTCCCAAATCTCTTTCCTGTGTCCTAGTCTTTCATTTCCAAGTAATTGAGTGATTCCCTTGGATGCTCAGCAGAATCTAAAACTCTAACATGAGTAACAGCAGGTTAAGAACATTTATTTAAGATGTTGGCAAGGAGaaggtacctggggggctcagtccttaagcatctgcctttggctcaagtccagatcccagagtcctgtgatctagtctcatgtcaggctccctgctcagtgggaagcctgcttctccctctcccactctccctgcttgtgttccctctctagctgtcactctgtcaaataaataaataaaaatcttaaaaaaaaaaaaagacattggcaAGGAGGAAAGGCAATACAGTCTAGCTTACATTTCTGATCCCTCTTCAATTTTGGTGTGATAATAACTCTTAAACTCTATACAACCAGGATAACTCTATTCGTGCTTTTATATACCTTGTGTTTtcctctttccatagttttgctctGTGTCTTCGtgcttttggaaaatttttttgacttttccttcttcaaatctTCCTAATCATTCCAACCAGGAAAATgtggaatggggcacctgggtgactcagtgggttaagcctctgccttcagctcaggtcatctcagggtcctggtattgagcccttcattgggctctccactcagcagggagcctgcttctccctctctctctctctgcctgcctctctgcctgcttgtgatctctgtcaaataaataaaatcttttaaaaaatatggaatgatGAAAATGCTGGATTAGGAGTCAGAAGACCTGTTTTTGTCACTTCACTTGCTTTCTGACCTTGGGACAATTACTTGAGCTTTCtatggattgtgtgtgtgtgtgtatgtatgtgtatatgtatatatgtatatatgtatgtatgtatatatgtatacatatatgtgtgtgtgtgtgttttaagattttatttatttgacagagagagagacagcaagagagggaacacaagcaaggggagtaggagagggagagagggagaagcaggcttcctgctgagcaaggagcccgatacagggctccatcccaggaccccgggaccatgacctgagccaaaggcacccaATTAACcgaccaagtcacccaggcacccctatggctttctatattttaagtaaagaaatgagaattccatccctgcctgcctcagaaatctaatatgatttttaaaaagtgcttcgAAATGTATGAATTACCATGTAAGCATTGTCTGACCTAAACTCTGATAGCACTTTGTGACTTTCATCTGGAAACTTACTATCTCTTGCATGTAAAGTACTGACAAATTCTACAAACTTCTTAAAAACTAGGGGGCCTGAATGTAAGCCTTTTTCTTCTATGCTTTCTACCATTGTTCCTGTTACCAGATTGGGAGGAAGAACTGATGAGAAAAATAGCAATTCCACGTGCCATTCAGTTTTTATTGTTGGTTCACTAATCCCAAATAGTTTTTACTATAAATGTTatcacctttccttttttttttttttttaacctccaatTTAGGTGATGTCTTTCCCGTACAAATGAATCCAATAGCTCAATCTCAGTTTGTACCTTTGGCTGAAGTTCTTTGCTGTGCTGTGTCTGATATGAATGCTGCCCAGACTGTGGTGACCCAGGAATCCCTGTTGGAGCATTTGAAGCAACACTTCCCAGGTAGCGTGACCAGTTTTCTCTATTAGTTCCTGGCCTGCTTTCTGTTTATAAATCCTCTTAAATAAACTGGGAgatatccacttttttttttttctagtgtagAACCTTGTATTAGAGCCCTGCTGGGAGAAGGCCTGCATCAATGAATTTGATAAGGgcatttcttttactttccagATGAACTTTTGCAAAAACAATGCTTATGGCCATAAACAAACCATACCGTAGAAAGGAgtacaaagcaaaaaaagaaaaaaattcctcttttccCCCACCATCCCATTCTTCCACTGCCACTTCCCAGAGGTGACAGGTTCCACTGTTTATCTTTTCCTGCATATACTTTCCTAAAAGGTATTTgagcatatgtatttttttttactaacatacaTTGGAACCTTTTTTACATTCTGTCTGTACCTTgcctaagttaaaaaaatattttggcgggggcgcctgggtgcctagttgcttaagcgtccaactcttgattttggctcaggtcatgatctcagggtggcgagatggagccctgagttgagccccgcatcgggctccaagCTCTGTGGggggtctacttgagattctctctccctctgctcctcccacccacctcgtgcacatgcactctctctcaaataaataaatctttttaaaaattaacatataacatattatttgccccagaggtacaggcctgtgaatcaggcttacacaattcacagcactcagcgcaacacataccttccccaatgtccataaaccagcCATCCTAtccttcccaccccatcccccagcaaccctcagtttgtttcctgagattaagagtctcttatggtttgtctccttccccagtcctatcttgtttcattttttccctccctatccccagacccaataaataaatttttttttttaagattttatttatttatctgacagagagatcacaagtaggcagagaggcaggcagagagacgggggaagcaggctccccgccgagcagagagcccaatgcagggctccttcccaggaccatgagatcaggacctgggccaaaggcagaggctcaacccactgagccacccaaggtgccccccaataaataaatctttaaaaaaattttggagatCTTTCTGTATTATATACTGATTTATTTCCATCTTCTCACAGCTGTATGATATCCAAAATGCATGGATCTAgaagagtatttttaatttccccatTATAAAATTGAtatgtttattatagaaaaatcaagaaaatgtagAATAGTAACCACTTACAGTACCACAACCCAAAGGAAATGTTGATATATTGAGGTATTTTCTTCTGGTGTTATACAAATATGTTTTacaatataaatacaattttgaGCCCTGCTATTTGGGACTGACGCGCTGTGTACTGTGCTAAGGAGGTACCTTTGAACCCTGCTATTTGGAAAagggaatttcttttaaaattgctaccttcctactttaaaaaactatCATAATACAGATATTAAGTAGTTTGCCCCCATCCTGGCATAgactggttttcattttctctttagattCTTAAGATTTAAGCAATGAAGCTGTGATTTTCAAAAACTCCTGTGTTTGCTTCCAAGAATGCTGTCttgaaatcaaaatttaaattcatgatGGGGCTGTGTAACTTGCTGTGTGTATTTGAGGggactcagattttttttctctacttaacCATTAAGTTAGCCCTGTCTTTGTGTGGACCAAATTATATTCCCGTTACTCAGTTAAATTGTGACTATTATGAATGCTTCTTCGCAATgcaattacatttattaattgtGTTACAGTTAGCTGTGGGTTCATCAAGCACATGTATGGTCATTTCTGCATTACTGATTTCactcagtaaaatattttttaatgccaAACCTACCAGTATAACGAAATGCTTGTTTGTTTTAGGCATTGCAATTCCATCTCAGGATGTTCTCTATACCACCCTGGGAACCCtgattaaagaaaggaaaatttatcaCACTGGAGAGGGATACTTCATAGTCACTCCTCAGACTTACTTCATCACAAATACACCCCCCCACAAAAATAACAGAGATCTATCCGATGAAAGTCAGCGGCCGACTTGCATTACCTATCTGGTGGGCGTGGCCAGCTGTGCAGAGTCCGCCAAAGAAAATGCTGCCCCCATTTCCCATTGTCAGTCTTGCAGGTGTTTCCCTGATCCCTGCGCTCAGGATGTAGAGGCAACACCGGCGGCTGCAGAAAGGGCTAGAAATGGCCAGAAAGGTCTTCAGGAAACCAGACCTTTGGTACAGAATCGAGCAGTTTCAGTGTCTGGGGATAATATCATTAGTGAAAGCGCCAAACCGTTaccagacacaaaagacagagaaaaaggcaagaagTTTGGCTTCAGCCTCTTCTGGCGTAGTATATCCAGGAAGGAGAAGTCCAGAAGAGAACACAGCAGTTTCTCGGCCCAGTTCCCACCAGAAGAATGGCCTGTTCGAGATGAAGATAACTTGGACAATATCCCTCGAGACGTCGAACATGAGATTATCAGACGAATTAATCCCATTCTGACCGTTGACAACTTAATCAAACATACAGTcttaatggaaaaatatgaagaacagaaacaatataaTAGCCAGGGCACTTCCACTGATAGGCTGACCATGAGGCATAAATATCCTTCAAAAGAGGGAGGTAGGAAAAGGCGGGGCCGGTGTGGGAAGCCTCGAAGGCGGGGCCATTCTCAGAGGAATAGGCACAGAGTGGGGAGCCAGGGAAGCGAGCCTCAGCCAGGAAGCATCAAACTGGAGAAACATCCCAAGATCCCTGCTGCACAGCCCAGCCCCCAAATTAACAGCCTAAATGAAGCAGGAGCTCAGACACCACCTGCTGAGAATTTATCAGTGCTGGGTTCCCATTTGATTTACAAGAAGAGAATCAGTAATCCTTTCCAGGGCTTCTCTCACCGAGGGAGTCCAACGACCAAAGTGCACAACATCCAGACCAGTGATCTGAAACCCCGTCAGACTGGACCAAAGGGAAAACCTTTCCAAAGGTCAAGGTCTTTGGATTCCTCAAGAATCTTGAGGAGTGAAACCAAGCAGCCTCTTGCTGAACAATGTGAAGATAAACTGATGGCAGAATCCATCTGTATGAGTAACCTGACCGTCAAACCTCTCTGCGATGACTTCAGAGGTCCCCTCTTAAATTACAGTCAGTGTAGCGTTTTGCAAAATGGCGGTGAATGTTGTTCCTTCCGGGAAAGCATGTTGAGATATGATGTATACGGTGGAAAAAACGAGGTAATCCCTGAAGGCTGGAGGAAAAGTTATTCTCACTTGGACGCATTAGGGGAGGCTGAAGAAATACAGCATGTCCTGCCATCACAAGGTTCCTCTTTAGGCCATGCCTCCCCTGCTTGTAGATTGGTTGATAAAACAATACACCAGTTCCAAAATCTTGGTCTTTTGGATTACCCAGTTCATACGAACTCTTTGAGACAACCTGAGAGTCAAGACAGAGACTTAGAAGAAATAGCAATGAGAAAGACATTTGTCCAGGAAGCGGAGACTGTGGGTCTAGAAGATGAAGGGCTTTCTGATGATAACCAGGCCTTGGATCAGATTGAACTAGATGACGATGATGGTGCCTGTAGTTCATTGTATCTAGATGAGGAGGACTTTTCCGAGAACAACGACTTAGGTGAAGTGCTGCCTGACCACATTCATTGTTCCTTTGCAGGGAGAAGCAAGTGGAATCATTTGGGAAGACAAAAAGTGACTGAGAGATCTCTGACTGAGTGCAGCAGTAAAATACACAGGTCTGAAACTCAGAAGCTTAAAGGAAATGAATGTTACAAACCCACTGGGTTTTTCACTAACCCGGGTGAAAGCCAAACACCTAATCTCCCTGCAGAAAGCAGTGGTCTCATTTCGGGGACTCAGCTCAGTTTTAGCCACGAAGAGGAACACAGCGTTGCTACCTGTGTACAAGAGTCGGCCTCTGCTGATGGAAGGATATTTGGTTACTATAGCACGAGGAAAGCCGATTCTGAGACTGAAACCCTGCAAGACCCTGTTGGTGACACAGGAAAGAAACCAGCGAGCTGGAGTCAGAGTGCTCGGAATCAGGGAATGAGAAAGCAGTTCACACAAAAGGTAGAACTTTTCAACACTTCCCATATGCCAGTGTTGGCTCAGGATATCCAACATGAACACAGTCATTtggaaggaacagaaaatcatAGCATGGCTGGAGATAGTGGAATAGATTCCCCACGGTAAGTGTATGTAAATGTGTTTGATTAGCCACTATTCCTCAGGAATTATTAAAATCAACGGTGTGTTGAATTACCTAGTGGGAGACTCCTGAATAAACTTTTTATAGCCATGTGATTCTGCCAGCCTCTACTGAATGAGTGACACCAAATTATAATGAAATCTCTTCTATAATAGGAGAGAGTTCATTTTTAATGTGAACCAAAATTTACTGTACTACTACCAAATCttgaattatttctaaaaataggaAGGAGGTGCTATAAATGAATCACTTGCTCAACTGAGGGTTGGAAGTTTTCACTTATATTTTGGGTTCTACACCCGTTGAGAAAGAGCTGCAGCTATTTTCCACCATTTTTTTCCATGGGAATCTGTTTAAATAACATTGTTCAGATTATGAAAGTAATATGGTCATAATGGAATATTTGAGAAGTACTGAAAAGTGTTtcaaaagatttatctatttatttgagagagagagcgagagagcatgcacaagcaagcacgggtgaggggcagaggaagagaagtcctcaaacagatttcccactgagcttggagcccaacgtggggctcaaacccaggaccctgagatcatgacctcatctgaactcaagagtcagatgcttaaccgactgagctacccacgcaCCCCAGTACTGAACACCTATATAATCACcctaccatttattttattttatttttaaaatattttatttatttatttatttatttttaaagattttatttatttatttgacagagagaaatcacaagtaggcagagaggcaggcagagagagaggaggaagcaggctccctgctgagcagaaagcccgatgtggggctcgaacccaggacctgggatcatgacctgagccgaaggcagcggcttaacccactgagccacccaggcgccccttatttatttatttgagagagcacaagcaggaaggagggggagaagcggactccccgcttagcagggagcccgatgtgggactcaatcccaggacccagggattatgacctgagctaaaggcagacacttaattgactgaaccacccaggtgctcccaccctaccatttatatatttttaattttaattttaattttaatttttaaatttttatttatttttatttttaaaaagattttatttatttgacagagagagagacacacacagaaagagagagatcacaagtaggcagggaggcaggcagagagagagggagaagctggctctccgctgagcagagaccccgatgcggggctcgatcccaggaccctgagataatgacccgagccgaaggcaaaggcttaacccactgagccaccctggcacctccatttacatatttttaaaaaattcttttatatttgatatatttatctcACTTCAGTCTGAATATATTGATCTATAGATTTTGTCTAAATGTTTTACCTGTACTGTATTTCCTATTTTGCATGGTGCTTTTTTCAAATAATAGTACATTGTGAACATTCCCCTCATATTcttaaatagttttcaaaaagtTCATCTTAAAATTAGGGTGTAtaactttactcttttttttttttaacgattttatttatttatttatttgacagacagaaattacaagtaggcagagaggcagccagagagagagggggaggcaggctccctgctgagcagagagcccaatgtggggcttgatcctaggaccctgagatcatgacctgagctgaaggcagaggctttaacccactgagccactcaggtgcccctttactcttttttttaaaaagattttatttatttatttgagacagagagtgagagagaacacaagcaggggagaaggagagggagaagcagactccccactgagcagggagccccatgtagctccctcccaagaccctgggatcatgacccaagctgaaggcagacgtttaaccaactgagctaccaagaCGCCCCTACtagttttttattatataaaattatcgtgtactttgttttgaaaaattaagtaatgCAGAAATGTAAAAggcaagggagcctgggtgtctcagttaaatgtctgccttcgcttaagtcgtggtctcagggtcctgggataaggcctgtggcaggctccctgctcagtggagagtctgcttctcctccctctgcccctccccttgttcatGCATGCGGtctttctctctcctaaataaataaatctttaaaaaaaatgtaaaaggtaaaaatgggggcacctggttggctcaggcaGTGAGTTTACTCctcttttgattttggctcaggtcatgatctcagggtcatgggatcaagccctctgttggactccctgctcaccatgtgatctgcttgagagtctccctctccctgcccctcccttagCTGGCacactcccactctctctctgtctctctaaaataaattaattaactaatctgtgaaattaaaagtaaaattggaaGTCTTCATCCCTCAACCTTTGCCATTGCCATTCTGTTGAGGTGACCTACACATTGTTTACAGTttggtttgcttatttatttatttatttatttatttatttaatttatttattttaagatattttatttggggcacctgggtggctcagtggtttaagcctctgccttcagctcaggtcatggtctcaaggtcctgggatcgagtcccatatcgggctctctgctcagcagggagcctgcttcccccaccccctacctgcctctctgcctacttgtgatctctttctctctgtcaaataaataaataaaacctttaaaataaaataaaatattttattttatttatttgaagtgagACTgcaagagagagaccatgagcagggaagagtggtagagggagaggcagaagcagagttCCCACTGAAGAGGGAACCTGACACGGGActttgtcccaggaccctgggatcatcacctgagtcaaaggcagatgcttaaccaactgagccacccaggtgtccctggaggtctgcattttttttttttttcaggcagagagagagtgagtataagcaggggaatggcagacagagggagaagcaggctccctgagcaaggagcccaatgtggagcagATCctaggaccttaggatcatgacctgagccaaaggaagccacttaaccagttgagccacccaggtttctcCTGGAggtctgcatttttaaaacatatcttCAATTCTTTATTAGGGAACAGATCTTTCCTGCTTGAAACAATTGTTTAATTCATATCAAATCTTTAAAGTACCAAATCAAAACATATTGTCTCCAAAGTAAACAATGGTTGTGTAAATGAACAAGCtaagggttccctttctctctgtcaacagcagaaataaaaaccaaaatcaagCCCAAAACAGATAAGGGAAATTACTCATTGACATGCACCTGAGAATTTAGATTTGTGAAATCTtgagaaaaacttttttctttttttttagaaaagattttatttattgtttgacagagagagagagggaacacaagcagaaggagtgggagagggagaagcaggcttcctgctgagcagggagcccaattcggggctcgatcccaggatcctgggatcataatctgacccgaaggcagacacccaacgactgagccacccaggtgcccctaatttctttctttctttttttttttaaacattttatttatttattcatttgagagagagagagagagagtgagagagcacaagtggagtgaggggcagagggagaagcagactccccactgagtgggagcctgatgtgggtatcttgatcccaggactccaggatcatgatctgagctgaaggcagatgctgaattgactgagccaccaggaaccccaagaaatttgatttttttaaaaagagttttagtttatttatttgacagacagagatcacaagtaggcagagaggcaggcagagagagagagagagagaggaggaagcaggctccctgctgaggtcctgctgagcaggaccctgggatcatgacctgatgggcagaggctttaactcagtgagcctcccaggtgccccgaaatttgATTTCTTGAAAATTGCTTTTAATATGGTTCTCTTGAAAGACttataaatataatcattaaagacatgtaggagagaagggagggaagatagCATTTGCACATCATCGATGCGCCCTGTTACAagaattagagagaaagagatgaacaaGATGCTGCTGCTACTTATAGGAAGCTTATACCTTAGTTGAGTAGACCAACAAACAACaaattgaaatcaaaacaaagcagagatgtgtctggcaggctcagtcggtagagcacatgactggatctcagggatgtgagctGCATCCCGCATTGGGAGTAGAGTTTAaggacagaggtgcctgggtcgtttagtcggttaagcgattgccttcagctcaggtcgtgatcctagagtGCCAGATCGAccccctacattgggctccttgcttgg
Coding sequences within:
- the STOX1 gene encoding storkhead-box protein 1 isoform X1 → MARPVQLAPGSLALVLYRLEAPEAGAEEPGGRAVFRAFRRANARCFWNSRLARAASRLTFQGWLRRGVLLVHAPPASLQVLRDAWCRRALCPPRGFRIRAVGDVFPVQMNPIAQSQFVPLAEVLCCAVSDMNAAQTVVTQESLLEHLKQHFPGIAIPSQDVLYTTLGTLIKERKIYHTGEGYFIVTPQTYFITNTPPHKNNRDLSDESQRPTCITYLVGVASCAESAKENAAPISHCQSCRCFPDPCAQDVEATPAAAERARNGQKGLQETRPLVQNRAVSVSGDNIISESAKPLPDTKDREKGKKFGFSLFWRSISRKEKSRREHSSFSAQFPPEEWPVRDEDNLDNIPRDVEHEIIRRINPILTVDNLIKHTVLMEKYEEQKQYNSQGTSTDRLTMRHKYPSKEGGRKRRGRCGKPRRRGHSQRNRHRVGSQGSEPQPGSIKLEKHPKIPAAQPSPQINSLNEAGAQTPPAENLSVLGSHLIYKKRISNPFQGFSHRGSPTTKVHNIQTSDLKPRQTGPKGKPFQRSRSLDSSRILRSETKQPLAEQCEDKLMAESICMSNLTVKPLCDDFRGPLLNYSQCSVLQNGGECCSFRESMLRYDVYGGKNEVIPEGWRKSYSHLDALGEAEEIQHVLPSQGSSLGHASPACRLVDKTIHQFQNLGLLDYPVHTNSLRQPESQDRDLEEIAMRKTFVQEAETVGLEDEGLSDDNQALDQIELDDDDGACSSLYLDEEDFSENNDLGEVLPDHIHCSFAGRSKWNHLGRQKVTERSLTECSSKIHRSETQKLKGNECYKPTGFFTNPGESQTPNLPAESSGLISGTQLSFSHEEEHSVATCVQESASADGRIFGYYSTRKADSETETLQDPVGDTGKKPASWSQSARNQGMRKQFTQKVELFNTSHMPVLAQDIQHEHSHLEGTENHSMAGDSGIDSPRTQSLASNNSVVLDELKRRQNFLQNFEGTKSGQTLTSNSLLQLTPVINV
- the STOX1 gene encoding storkhead-box protein 1 isoform X2; its protein translation is MNPIAQSQFVPLAEVLCCAVSDMNAAQTVVTQESLLEHLKQHFPGIAIPSQDVLYTTLGTLIKERKIYHTGEGYFIVTPQTYFITNTPPHKNNRDLSDESQRPTCITYLVGVASCAESAKENAAPISHCQSCRCFPDPCAQDVEATPAAAERARNGQKGLQETRPLVQNRAVSVSGDNIISESAKPLPDTKDREKGKKFGFSLFWRSISRKEKSRREHSSFSAQFPPEEWPVRDEDNLDNIPRDVEHEIIRRINPILTVDNLIKHTVLMEKYEEQKQYNSQGTSTDRLTMRHKYPSKEGGRKRRGRCGKPRRRGHSQRNRHRVGSQGSEPQPGSIKLEKHPKIPAAQPSPQINSLNEAGAQTPPAENLSVLGSHLIYKKRISNPFQGFSHRGSPTTKVHNIQTSDLKPRQTGPKGKPFQRSRSLDSSRILRSETKQPLAEQCEDKLMAESICMSNLTVKPLCDDFRGPLLNYSQCSVLQNGGECCSFRESMLRYDVYGGKNEVIPEGWRKSYSHLDALGEAEEIQHVLPSQGSSLGHASPACRLVDKTIHQFQNLGLLDYPVHTNSLRQPESQDRDLEEIAMRKTFVQEAETVGLEDEGLSDDNQALDQIELDDDDGACSSLYLDEEDFSENNDLGEVLPDHIHCSFAGRSKWNHLGRQKVTERSLTECSSKIHRSETQKLKGNECYKPTGFFTNPGESQTPNLPAESSGLISGTQLSFSHEEEHSVATCVQESASADGRIFGYYSTRKADSETETLQDPVGDTGKKPASWSQSARNQGMRKQFTQKVELFNTSHMPVLAQDIQHEHSHLEGTENHSMAGDSGIDSPRTQSLASNNSVVLDELKRRQNFLQNFEGTKSGQTLTSNSLLQLTPVINV